The following are encoded in a window of Mycoplasma anserisalpingitidis genomic DNA:
- the rplL gene encoding 50S ribosomal protein L7/L12, with translation MAKLTRESFIESLKEMTIKEIMELVDAMKEEFGIDPTAAVAVAAGPVAAAEEEKSEVTVTLKSASNKVAVIKVVKDLLGVGLMDAKKLVDSAPVAIKENIKPEEAEQIKAALVEAGAEVSID, from the coding sequence ATGGCTAAATTAACAAGAGAATCATTCATCGAATCATTAAAAGAAATGACAATTAAAGAAATTATGGAATTAGTAGACGCAATGAAAGAAGAATTTGGAATTGACCCAACTGCTGCTGTTGCTGTTGCTGCTGGTCCTGTTGCAGCTGCTGAAGAAGAAAAATCAGAAGTTACAGTTACATTAAAATCAGCTTCTAACAAAGTTGCTGTTATTAAAGTAGTTAAAGACCTTTTAGGAGTAGGATTAATGGATGCTAAAAAATTAGTAGACTCTGCTCCAGTTGCTATTAAAGAAAACATTAAACCAGAAGAAGCTGAACAAATTAAAGCTGCTTTAGTTGAAGCTGGTGCTGAAGTATCAATCGACTAA
- the rplJ gene encoding 50S ribosomal protein L10 has product MAESKLRIAKRQVVNEIKDKINASQAIAFAEYRGLTVEELLNLRREAKKVGVEIKVYKNRLFKLAVEDLGINGLENHLVGPNIFAFSHNDAMSAAKLLVNFAKDNKIMVIKAGTYEGKAIDAKGVNDVATLPSYEEALGILARSMMAPLQQVSLSLKLISEGKSE; this is encoded by the coding sequence ATGGCTGAATCAAAATTAAGAATTGCAAAAAGACAAGTTGTTAACGAAATTAAAGATAAAATTAATGCATCTCAAGCAATTGCTTTTGCAGAATACCGTGGATTAACTGTTGAAGAACTTCTTAACCTAAGAAGAGAAGCTAAAAAAGTTGGTGTTGAAATTAAAGTTTACAAGAACCGTTTATTTAAATTGGCTGTTGAAGATTTAGGAATCAATGGACTTGAAAATCACCTTGTAGGACCAAACATTTTTGCTTTTTCACACAATGATGCTATGTCAGCAGCAAAATTATTAGTTAACTTTGCTAAAGATAACAAAATTATGGTTATCAAAGCTGGTACATACGAAGGTAAAGCTATTGATGCTAAAGGTGTTAATGATGTTGCTACATTACCAAGCTACGAAGAAGCACTCGGAATTCTTGCTCGTTCAATGATGGCACCATTACAACAAGTATCTCTTTCACTTAAATTAATTAGTGAAGGTAAATCAGAATAA